From Gammaproteobacteria bacterium, a single genomic window includes:
- a CDS encoding oligopeptide transporter, OPT family, whose product MATVDPGPRGGLPPQAYETLPGDQYRPYVGAREQILEFTPRAVLIGAVLGIVFGAANAYLGLRVGLTVSASIPAAVMAVAIFRIWGGTILESNMVQTVGSAGESLAAGVIFTLPALFLWAREDPAILVSVTQITVIALFGGMLGVLFMIPLRSYLISREHGKLPYPEGTACAEVQVAGDVGGGKARLLFAGLGVGAVYQALANPRGLSLWNESPAAPLPGKAQIGGDFTPELLGVGFIIGPRIATIMFSGSALAWLILIPVINAWGGNDVVYPGTVPMAELGSAEIWSNYIRYVGAGAVAFGGIATLVKSLPTMIESFKLGLGGIGGGGGPTSRTQRDLSMRFVFTLAPLLAVALWLWPGVPVNLLGAVLIVLFSFFFVTVSSRIVGLIGSSSNPVSGMTIAALLLTSLIWVGLGLNDGTAASKVAVLAVGAVVCISAAIAGDTSQDLKTGFLLGATPRSQQIGELIGVITSAAVMGGVLIVLNESYGIGGAELAAPQANLMKLVVDGVLADTLPWMFVIVGMALAAVVEFGLRLPSLAFAVGLYLPVSLMTPIFVGGMMRRALTRRYSGPEGGGDRLAEQRERGVLFGSGLIAGAALVGVLIGGAIYLVTQVTGDPSRATQWIVGHAWSVGLFTGSSGLVGTLIFAGLCLLLWRAATSGEAGKA is encoded by the coding sequence GTGGCGACAGTCGATCCCGGGCCCCGTGGCGGGCTCCCTCCCCAGGCCTACGAGACCCTGCCGGGCGACCAGTACCGCCCCTACGTGGGCGCGCGCGAGCAGATCCTGGAGTTCACGCCCCGGGCCGTGCTGATCGGAGCGGTTCTGGGCATCGTGTTCGGCGCCGCCAACGCCTACCTGGGGCTGCGCGTCGGGCTCACGGTAAGCGCCTCGATCCCCGCGGCGGTCATGGCGGTAGCCATCTTCCGCATCTGGGGCGGCACCATTCTCGAGTCCAACATGGTGCAGACGGTGGGCTCGGCGGGGGAGTCGCTGGCCGCCGGGGTGATCTTCACGCTCCCCGCGCTGTTCCTCTGGGCGCGCGAAGACCCCGCCATCCTGGTGAGCGTCACGCAGATCACGGTGATCGCGCTCTTCGGGGGAATGCTGGGCGTGCTGTTCATGATTCCCCTGCGCTCCTACCTCATTTCGCGCGAGCACGGCAAGCTGCCCTATCCCGAAGGCACTGCGTGCGCGGAGGTGCAGGTGGCTGGGGACGTGGGGGGCGGCAAGGCCCGCCTCCTCTTCGCCGGGCTCGGTGTCGGCGCCGTCTATCAGGCGCTGGCCAACCCACGCGGGCTCTCGCTATGGAACGAGTCGCCGGCGGCGCCTCTCCCGGGCAAGGCCCAGATCGGGGGAGACTTCACTCCCGAGCTGCTGGGCGTCGGGTTCATCATCGGACCGCGCATCGCCACCATCATGTTCTCGGGGAGCGCGCTGGCCTGGCTGATCCTGATCCCGGTGATCAACGCCTGGGGCGGCAACGACGTCGTGTATCCGGGCACGGTCCCGATGGCGGAGCTGGGATCGGCGGAGATCTGGAGCAACTATATCCGCTACGTGGGGGCCGGCGCCGTGGCCTTCGGGGGCATCGCGACCCTCGTCAAGTCGCTGCCCACGATGATCGAGAGCTTCAAGCTGGGGCTGGGCGGCATCGGGGGCGGCGGCGGACCGACTTCCCGCACGCAGCGGGACCTGTCCATGCGCTTCGTCTTCACCCTCGCCCCGCTGCTGGCCGTTGCGCTCTGGCTCTGGCCGGGCGTCCCGGTGAACCTGCTGGGCGCGGTCCTGATCGTGCTCTTCAGCTTCTTCTTCGTGACGGTATCCTCGCGCATCGTGGGGCTGATCGGCTCCTCGTCCAACCCGGTTTCGGGGATGACCATTGCCGCCCTGCTGCTCACCTCGCTGATATGGGTGGGACTGGGGCTGAACGACGGTACCGCCGCCTCCAAGGTCGCGGTGCTGGCGGTGGGCGCGGTGGTGTGCATCTCGGCGGCGATCGCGGGAGACACCTCACAGGATCTCAAGACCGGATTCCTCCTGGGAGCCACCCCGCGCTCGCAGCAGATCGGCGAGCTGATCGGGGTGATCACCAGCGCGGCGGTGATGGGCGGGGTGCTCATCGTGCTCAACGAATCGTACGGCATCGGAGGAGCGGAACTGGCGGCCCCCCAGGCGAACCTGATGAAGCTGGTCGTGGACGGCGTCCTGGCCGATACCCTGCCCTGGATGTTCGTCATCGTCGGCATGGCGCTGGCCGCCGTCGTCGAGTTCGGACTCAGGCTGCCGTCACTGGCGTTCGCCGTGGGGCTGTATCTGCCGGTTTCGCTCATGACCCCGATCTTCGTGGGGGGCATGATGCGGCGCGCGCTGACCCGCCGTTATTCGGGCCCGGAGGGCGGCGGAGACCGGCTGGCCGAGCAGCGCGAACGGGGCGTTCTGTTCGGCTCCGGCCTGATCGCGGGAGCGGCCTTGGTGGGGGTCCTGATCGGGGGTGCGATCTACCTGGTCACCCAGGTGACCGGCGACCCCTCGCGGGCTACGCAGTGGATTGTTGGCCACGCGTGGAGCGTAGGCCTTTTCACGGGGTCATCCGGGCTGGTCGGGACACTGATCTTCGCGGGGCTCTGCCTGCTCCTCTGGCGTGCGGCCACCAGCGGAGAGGCAGGCAAGGCATGA